One Bacteroidota bacterium genomic window carries:
- a CDS encoding glycoside hydrolase family 13 protein, translated as MKKYFLISLFLLISFLRLSASDSLRIEPPFWWEAMEYNTIELMVYAENIQQYMPKTNKAEVIINKVERPENRNYLFIDLTIGASVTEGFNLIFEGESGQQGLIYNYELKTRREGSAEREGFNSSDVLYLVMPDRFANGDISNDNVPGMLEKADRNQSLGRHGGDLQGVIKNLDYIGDNGYTALWLNPVLENDMPAYSYHGYAITDFYQVDARFGGNEAYLQLSEECSKKSIKLVMDMVFNHAGTETWWVKDLPMADFINQWPEYTRSNYHGEVNNDVYASDFDKNKMERGWFDRTMADLNQRNPHMFKYLLQNSIWWIEYANLGGIRMDTHPYPEKQAMSEWARIIQELYPNFSIVGETWLNFPVHVAYWQKDANTPDGYNAHLKSVTDFPVNYSAIKAFNEEEGWQEGLSNLYFTITQDYLYPNPQNLLIFPDNHDVDRITTLIDADWNKFRQIMAFYATTRGIPQFYYGTEIMMDARPYKDHGSYRRDFPGGWEDDKTNAFSGQGLTTRELEAQAFMKKLLNWRKDTEVIHTGKYKHFIPEDHTYVYCRYNDSEAVVVILNKNKDPYSLKLERYREILEGYTKAVDILSGREIELTGSIMLEPLTPLILELKK; from the coding sequence GTGAAAAAATACTTCCTAATATCGCTGTTTCTTTTAATCTCATTTTTGCGGCTTAGCGCATCGGACAGCCTGCGCATCGAACCCCCTTTCTGGTGGGAGGCCATGGAATACAACACCATTGAGTTAATGGTCTATGCCGAAAATATTCAGCAATACATGCCCAAAACCAACAAGGCTGAAGTGATAATTAATAAGGTAGAAAGGCCAGAAAACAGAAATTATCTGTTTATCGATCTCACCATTGGGGCTTCAGTAACGGAAGGGTTTAATCTGATTTTTGAAGGTGAAAGCGGACAACAAGGGCTTATATATAATTACGAACTGAAAACACGCCGCGAAGGCTCAGCAGAGCGCGAAGGTTTTAACAGCAGCGATGTCTTGTACCTCGTTATGCCCGATCGATTTGCCAACGGAGACATTTCGAACGACAATGTACCGGGCATGCTTGAAAAAGCCGATCGAAACCAATCGCTAGGCCGTCATGGCGGCGACCTTCAAGGGGTGATAAAAAACCTTGATTACATAGGAGACAACGGCTACACGGCTCTCTGGCTAAACCCTGTGCTCGAGAACGATATGCCTGCCTATTCTTACCATGGATATGCCATTACCGATTTTTACCAGGTCGATGCACGTTTTGGGGGAAACGAGGCCTACCTTCAGCTTTCGGAAGAATGCAGCAAAAAAAGCATCAAGCTGGTGATGGATATGGTTTTTAACCATGCCGGTACCGAAACCTGGTGGGTGAAAGACCTTCCCATGGCCGACTTTATTAACCAGTGGCCCGAATATACCCGCAGCAATTACCACGGCGAAGTGAACAACGATGTGTATGCTTCTGATTTCGATAAAAATAAAATGGAACGCGGATGGTTCGACCGCACCATGGCCGATTTGAACCAGCGCAACCCGCACATGTTTAAGTATCTCCTGCAAAACAGCATCTGGTGGATTGAATATGCCAACCTAGGTGGTATTCGCATGGATACCCATCCTTATCCCGAGAAACAAGCCATGAGCGAATGGGCTCGCATTATTCAGGAACTGTATCCGAATTTCAGCATAGTAGGTGAAACCTGGCTGAATTTTCCGGTGCACGTGGCTTATTGGCAAAAAGATGCCAACACCCCCGACGGGTACAATGCTCACCTCAAATCGGTTACCGATTTTCCGGTAAATTATTCAGCCATCAAAGCCTTTAACGAAGAAGAAGGCTGGCAGGAAGGACTCTCCAACCTGTACTTTACCATTACACAAGATTACCTTTATCCCAATCCGCAGAACCTGCTGATTTTCCCCGATAACCACGATGTGGACCGCATAACTACCTTAATCGATGCCGACTGGAACAAATTCAGGCAGATTATGGCTTTCTATGCTACTACGCGCGGAATACCTCAATTTTATTATGGCACCGAAATTATGATGGACGCACGTCCCTACAAAGACCATGGCTCCTACCGCCGGGATTTTCCAGGAGGATGGGAAGATGACAAAACGAATGCTTTTTCCGGGCAGGGCCTTACTACCCGCGAACTTGAAGCACAAGCTTTCATGAAAAAACTTCTTAATTGGAGAAAAGATACTGAGGTGATACATACAGGAAAATACAAACACTTTATACCCGAAGACCACACCTATGTTTATTGTCGCTACAACGATTCTGAGGCTGTTGTGGTAATCCTGAATAAGAACAAAGACCCTTACAGCCTGAAGCTGGAACGTTACCGCGAAATTCTGGAAGGTTACACAAAGGCAGTAGACATACTTTCAGGCCGCGAAATAGAGCTAACTGGTTCTATTATGCTCGAACCCCTTACCCCACTTATACTTGAGTTGAAGAAGTGA
- a CDS encoding DUF559 domain-containing protein: MDGDSHYSEEAYKKDVLRQKRLESLGISFLRFDDIEVKHNIHNVLRTIESCIDEFVEVTHP; the protein is encoded by the coding sequence ATGGATGGTGATAGTCATTATTCAGAAGAAGCATATAAGAAAGATGTATTGCGTCAGAAAAGACTAGAATCACTTGGTATTTCATTTCTTAGGTTTGATGACATTGAAGTCAAACACAACATTCATAATGTTTTGCGAACCATAGAATCGTGTATTGATGAATTTGTCGAAGTTACCCACCCCTAA
- a CDS encoding DUF2807 domain-containing protein has protein sequence MKKIHLFSYTLPTLFVVFLLAPAFLQAQAEKRNVENFNQISYSISGKLILVQSEKYELTLEGQKSDLEKIITRVEGNTLVIKTNDYANLKDEVIVRVSLPQLTELNLAGSGHVMAGSAFKAEVLELMVTGSGNIDFSDLQCKSLSAEVTGSGNIQAKGKAANASLEITGSGNINLEPFEVSEAEVSITGSGSARVYAIDKLETNITGSGNVRYKGQPLIDANTVGSGTTRSL, from the coding sequence ATGAAAAAAATACATCTGTTCTCCTACACTTTACCCACTCTTTTTGTGGTGTTTTTGCTCGCACCAGCCTTTTTACAGGCCCAAGCAGAAAAACGAAATGTCGAAAATTTTAACCAGATCAGTTACAGTATTTCCGGAAAATTAATCCTTGTCCAATCCGAAAAGTACGAGCTCACACTGGAAGGTCAAAAGAGTGACCTAGAAAAAATTATTACACGAGTCGAAGGCAACACACTGGTCATTAAAACAAATGATTATGCTAACCTGAAAGATGAAGTGATTGTACGTGTAAGCCTTCCTCAACTCACCGAACTGAATTTGGCGGGTTCGGGTCATGTAATGGCAGGTTCGGCTTTTAAGGCCGAAGTCTTGGAGCTGATGGTTACGGGTAGTGGTAACATCGATTTTTCGGACTTACAGTGTAAAAGTCTTTCGGCAGAAGTAACTGGCTCGGGCAATATTCAAGCAAAAGGAAAAGCTGCAAATGCTTCGCTCGAAATTACTGGATCAGGCAATATTAACCTGGAACCCTTTGAAGTTTCTGAGGCAGAAGTTTCAATTACAGGGTCGGGGTCTGCTAGGGTTTATGCAATAGATAAGCTCGAAACCAACATTACCGGAAGTGGTAATGTGCGCTATAAGGGCCAGCCACTTATCGATGCCAATACAGTAGGCTCTGGTACCACACGGTCATTGTAA
- a CDS encoding glycoside hydrolase family 65 protein, translating into MIKYLKTDPWCIIEDSFSQKHHQASESIFSLGNGSFGQRANFEEAYSGKTLQGTYVAGVYYPDKTKVGWWKNGYPEYFAKVLNAANFTGIDIQVDGETLDLAKCQVPSFKRVLNMKEGTLSRDFVAELPSGKQLQVSAIRFLSMAKSQTGVIKYSITPLNGDFTIVFTPYLNGNVVNEDANWDDVFWTQIAHEVKNGEGYVVARTKKTEFEVATAMQVQSFLNGKETGLTAIDHSKECYVESAFSIKVGKGKTLDIYKYVAVLSSLNHPKERILEHAHQVIKEAVETGFEQMLAAHKAKWATIWEHSDIVIEGDDEAQQGIRFNIYHLNQTYTGEDDRLNIGPKGFTGEKYGGASYWDTEAYCLPFYLATAPSQVSKNLLLYRYKHLERAIENAQKLGFSNGAALYPMVTMNGEECHNEWEITFEEIHRNGAIAFAIYNYVRHTQDYAYLAEAGLEVLLGIARFWNQRITFSEDKQKFVMLGVTGPNEYENNINNNWYTNTIAVWTLEYAMEALQWVKNNNKARFDTIVSKARFNEKETERWKDIATRMHFPFLESEKVFLQQDGYMDKEQITVDKLDPKERPINQKWSWDRILRSCFIKQADTLQGIYLFEERFDTETIARNFKFYEPRTVHESSLSPCVHVVLAARIAQMEKAYELYLRTSRLDIDDYNHEAHEGLHITSMAGTWMSVVEGFGGKRVINEQLVLNPSLPSQWKKFSFKVLWRGSQLIVSAEPKKVVVLNESTVAAKVVVYGKEYTIAGGSSIEAAK; encoded by the coding sequence ATGATAAAGTATCTCAAAACAGATCCCTGGTGTATTATCGAAGACAGTTTTTCGCAGAAACACCATCAGGCATCCGAAAGCATTTTCAGCCTTGGAAATGGTTCTTTCGGTCAAAGAGCTAATTTTGAAGAAGCCTATAGCGGCAAAACTCTTCAGGGAACTTATGTAGCAGGGGTTTACTATCCCGATAAAACCAAAGTAGGTTGGTGGAAAAACGGTTATCCTGAGTATTTCGCCAAGGTGTTAAATGCCGCTAATTTTACAGGTATCGACATTCAGGTCGATGGCGAAACCCTTGACCTTGCCAAATGCCAGGTTCCCTCGTTTAAAAGGGTGCTCAACATGAAAGAAGGCACACTAAGCCGCGATTTTGTGGCCGAACTGCCCTCTGGCAAACAGTTACAAGTGTCGGCCATACGTTTTCTGAGCATGGCCAAAAGCCAGACAGGTGTAATCAAATACAGCATTACCCCGCTCAATGGCGACTTCACCATTGTGTTTACTCCTTACCTGAATGGTAACGTGGTGAACGAAGATGCCAACTGGGACGATGTATTCTGGACCCAGATCGCCCACGAAGTAAAGAACGGTGAAGGTTATGTGGTTGCCCGCACAAAAAAAACAGAGTTTGAAGTAGCCACTGCCATGCAGGTACAATCTTTTCTCAATGGAAAAGAAACCGGTCTTACCGCCATCGATCATTCGAAAGAATGCTATGTCGAATCTGCATTCAGCATCAAGGTAGGTAAGGGTAAAACCCTCGACATCTATAAATATGTAGCTGTACTATCCTCACTTAATCACCCCAAGGAGCGTATTCTGGAGCACGCACACCAGGTGATTAAAGAAGCGGTGGAAACCGGCTTTGAACAAATGCTCGCAGCACATAAAGCCAAATGGGCTACCATCTGGGAGCATTCGGACATTGTAATCGAGGGCGACGACGAAGCCCAGCAGGGTATTCGTTTTAACATCTATCACCTCAACCAAACCTATACGGGCGAAGACGATCGCCTCAACATTGGCCCTAAAGGATTTACTGGCGAGAAATATGGCGGAGCATCTTATTGGGATACCGAAGCTTACTGTTTGCCATTTTACCTTGCTACAGCTCCTTCGCAAGTATCGAAAAACCTCTTGCTGTATCGCTATAAACACCTCGAACGTGCCATTGAAAATGCACAAAAACTTGGGTTTAGCAACGGAGCAGCCCTTTACCCCATGGTAACCATGAATGGCGAAGAGTGCCACAACGAATGGGAAATTACCTTTGAAGAAATACACCGTAATGGGGCCATTGCATTTGCTATTTATAACTACGTGCGCCATACCCAAGACTATGCTTACCTCGCCGAGGCAGGCCTCGAAGTGCTGCTGGGCATTGCACGTTTTTGGAACCAACGCATTACCTTCTCCGAAGACAAGCAGAAATTCGTGATGCTTGGTGTTACAGGCCCCAATGAATACGAGAACAACATCAATAACAACTGGTATACCAATACCATTGCCGTGTGGACTCTAGAGTATGCCATGGAAGCACTTCAATGGGTGAAAAATAACAACAAGGCTCGTTTCGATACCATAGTATCAAAAGCCCGTTTCAACGAAAAGGAAACCGAACGTTGGAAGGATATAGCCACCCGCATGCACTTCCCTTTCCTCGAAAGCGAAAAAGTGTTTTTGCAACAGGACGGTTATATGGACAAGGAGCAGATTACAGTGGACAAGCTCGACCCGAAAGAGCGCCCCATCAATCAAAAATGGTCATGGGACCGCATTCTGCGTTCTTGCTTCATCAAACAGGCAGATACCCTGCAGGGAATTTACCTTTTCGAAGAGCGTTTTGATACCGAAACCATTGCCCGTAACTTCAAATTTTACGAACCTCGTACCGTGCACGAATCTTCGCTTTCGCCCTGTGTACACGTAGTGTTGGCAGCGCGTATTGCACAAATGGAAAAGGCTTATGAGTTGTACCTGCGTACCTCGCGCCTTGATATCGATGATTACAACCACGAGGCACACGAAGGACTTCACATTACTTCAATGGCCGGAACCTGGATGTCGGTAGTAGAAGGTTTTGGAGGCAAAAGGGTTATCAACGAGCAATTGGTGCTTAACCCCAGCCTTCCTTCGCAGTGGAAGAAATTTTCTTTTAAGGTACTATGGCGTGGAAGTCAGTTGATCGTAAGCGCAGAACCCAAAAAAGTGGTTGTATTAAATGAGTCGACTGTAGCAGCCAAAGTGGTGGTTTATGGAAAAGAATACACCATTGCCGGTGGTTCCAGCATAGAAGCAGCTAAATAA
- the pgmB gene encoding beta-phosphoglucomutase produces MNIKACIFDLDGVIVDTAKYHYLAWKRLANEMGFDFTEEDNEQLKGVSRVRSLEILLELGGVSKTAAEQEELATRKNDWYVEYIQKLEPEEILPGVHLFLDDLKEKGIKIALGSASKNARMILDGLNLTRYFDAIIDGTKVSKAKPDPEVFLKGAKELGLQPVECVVFEDAQAGVEAAKNGGMPCIGIGSPGSLKGADLVIPGFDGVRYHELINKLN; encoded by the coding sequence ATGAACATTAAAGCATGCATTTTTGATTTGGATGGTGTGATTGTCGATACCGCCAAATATCATTATCTGGCCTGGAAAAGGTTGGCGAATGAAATGGGTTTCGATTTCACCGAAGAAGACAACGAACAACTAAAAGGGGTGAGCCGGGTCCGCTCCCTCGAAATCTTGCTCGAACTGGGCGGTGTAAGTAAGACTGCTGCCGAGCAGGAAGAACTTGCTACACGGAAAAACGACTGGTATGTGGAGTACATTCAAAAACTCGAGCCAGAGGAAATACTCCCCGGCGTGCACTTGTTTCTGGACGATTTAAAAGAAAAGGGCATCAAAATCGCCCTCGGATCGGCCAGTAAAAATGCCCGTATGATTCTCGATGGGTTAAACCTTACCCGCTATTTCGATGCCATTATCGATGGCACGAAGGTATCCAAGGCTAAACCAGATCCTGAGGTGTTTCTGAAAGGGGCCAAAGAGCTTGGACTTCAACCTGTCGAATGCGTTGTTTTTGAAGATGCACAGGCCGGAGTGGAAGCTGCTAAAAACGGTGGTATGCCTTGCATTGGTATCGGCAGCCCCGGAAGTCTCAAAGGAGCCGACCTGGTTATTCCAGGATTTGATGGCGTTCGCTATCACGAGTTGATCAATAAATTGAATTAA
- a CDS encoding 1-deoxy-D-xylulose-5-phosphate synthase: MNTAYPILSTIDSPDDLKKLEIEQLVQVCQELRQFIIDEVSCNPGHFGASLGVVELAVALHYSYQTPFDKIIWDVGHQAYAHKILTGRRDSFHTNRKYGGISGFPSMSESEYDAFGVGHSSTSISAALGIAVADKISGTNRNVAAIIGDGSLTGGLAFEGLNNAGSSDTNLLVILNDNNMSIDPAVGALKEYLVDITTSRTYNKLKNELWNLFGVINKVAPHAREYAQKLENGIKSALLKQSNLFESLNFRYFGPVDGHDVVRLAQLLNDLKEIPGPKLLHILTLKGKGFIRAEEDQTKYHAPGVFDRLTGEILNHTPEENLPPLYQDVFGHTLLELARKNEKIVGITPAMPTGCSLKIMMDELPGRTFDVGIAEQHAVTFSAGLASQGLIPFCNIYSSFAQRAYDQIIHDVALQKLPVVFCFDRGGLVGSDGPTHHGVFDLAYMRSIPNLTVAAPMNEHEMRHMMYTAQTGKYGALSIRYPRGRGVITHWRNQPEEIVPGTSRRLSEGNDLAILSIGHIGNLATEAVKRLKKEGIDVCHVDMRWVKPLDEEELHRIFQQHKHILTVEDGTVLGGFGSAIVEFMAHHQYNAFVKVLGVPDQFVGQGTQQELWRDCGIDAEGIFLSALNQLKKHRLSKAI, from the coding sequence ATGAACACTGCATATCCCATATTAAGTACCATCGATAGTCCCGATGATCTGAAAAAACTGGAAATCGAGCAGCTCGTGCAAGTATGCCAGGAGCTTCGACAGTTTATCATCGACGAGGTTTCATGCAACCCTGGGCATTTTGGAGCCAGCCTGGGAGTGGTGGAACTTGCAGTGGCACTTCATTATTCTTACCAAACACCTTTCGATAAAATTATCTGGGATGTAGGGCACCAGGCCTATGCCCATAAAATACTTACCGGACGTCGCGACAGCTTCCACACCAACCGCAAGTATGGAGGTATCAGTGGCTTTCCGAGCATGAGCGAAAGCGAATACGATGCCTTTGGCGTGGGTCACTCGTCTACCTCCATTTCGGCAGCCCTTGGAATTGCAGTAGCCGATAAAATATCCGGAACCAATCGCAATGTCGCTGCCATCATTGGCGATGGTTCCCTCACTGGGGGTCTTGCCTTCGAAGGCTTGAACAATGCCGGTTCGTCCGACACCAACCTCTTGGTGATTCTTAACGACAACAACATGTCGATTGACCCTGCCGTGGGGGCTTTGAAGGAATACCTGGTTGATATAACCACCTCGCGCACTTACAATAAACTCAAAAACGAGCTTTGGAACCTTTTCGGGGTAATTAACAAGGTAGCACCCCATGCGCGTGAATATGCCCAAAAACTCGAAAACGGAATAAAGTCGGCCTTGCTGAAGCAGAGCAATCTCTTCGAGTCTCTCAACTTTCGCTATTTTGGCCCGGTAGACGGACACGATGTAGTGCGGTTGGCCCAATTGCTGAACGACCTGAAGGAAATTCCCGGACCCAAGCTGCTGCATATACTTACCCTTAAAGGAAAAGGCTTTATAAGAGCAGAAGAAGATCAGACTAAATACCACGCACCCGGTGTATTTGACCGGCTGACAGGTGAAATTTTAAACCATACTCCGGAAGAGAATCTACCACCTCTCTACCAGGATGTATTTGGACATACGCTTTTGGAACTGGCCCGTAAAAACGAAAAAATTGTTGGCATTACACCTGCCATGCCCACAGGCTGCTCCTTAAAGATTATGATGGATGAACTCCCCGGACGCACCTTTGATGTCGGCATCGCGGAGCAACATGCCGTTACTTTCTCTGCCGGACTGGCCAGCCAGGGGCTGATCCCGTTTTGTAACATCTATTCCTCCTTTGCTCAACGGGCCTATGACCAGATTATTCACGACGTAGCCCTTCAGAAGTTGCCCGTAGTGTTTTGCTTCGACCGCGGCGGACTGGTGGGAAGCGATGGCCCTACGCACCATGGTGTATTCGACCTTGCCTATATGCGCTCCATTCCAAATCTTACCGTGGCAGCTCCTATGAACGAACACGAAATGCGCCACATGATGTATACTGCCCAAACCGGAAAGTACGGTGCACTTTCGATCCGCTACCCGCGTGGACGGGGCGTAATTACCCACTGGCGAAACCAGCCCGAAGAAATTGTGCCAGGCACTTCGCGCAGGCTCAGCGAAGGCAACGACCTGGCCATACTCAGCATCGGGCACATTGGAAATCTTGCCACAGAAGCTGTGAAAAGGCTTAAAAAAGAAGGTATAGACGTGTGCCATGTTGATATGCGCTGGGTAAAACCGCTTGATGAAGAAGAATTGCACCGCATATTTCAACAACACAAGCATATACTTACGGTTGAAGATGGCACGGTGCTCGGTGGATTTGGAAGTGCTATAGTCGAATTTATGGCCCATCACCAGTATAATGCCTTTGTAAAGGTATTGGGAGTACCCGATCAGTTTGTCGGACAGGGTACCCAACAAGAGTTATGGCGCGATTGCGGCATTGATGCAGAAGGCATTTTTCTGAGCGCCCTCAACCAGCTTAAAAAGCATAGGCTATCCAAGGCCATCTAA
- a CDS encoding MFS transporter, producing MITKPKLSFWQIWNLSFGFLGVQFGFALQNANASRILTSLGADPHNLSFFWLVAPIMGLMVQPIVGAASDKTWTRLGRRSPYILFGALISMVAMFFMPNAPLVVKAGGAGALAFGVVMLALMDGSFNVTFQPFRALVADMTPDEQRNIGYSVQSFLINVGAVVGSALPFILTAVGVSNEAESGKVASSVIWSFYIGGSLLLLSVLVTVFKTKEHPPKEFEAYNNITEADKAHKESFFKTLVNMPKAMRQLALVQLFSWFPLFLMWVYSTTAISQHYFGVPVDYHAESATDAVRRAFDEAGNWVGICFAVYSLVAAIFSVLMPMLIRRSSRKTVYAGSLLLGGLGYISTFFFHNQYMLLISMVGIGVAWAGILAMPYAILSGSLPAKRMGIYMGLFNLTVVVPQILSGLFGGPILRNFFGGQGIYILIMAGIIMVIGAFLVSFVEDKSSENAEVAKGSGGH from the coding sequence ATGATTACAAAACCAAAATTATCGTTTTGGCAAATCTGGAACCTGAGCTTCGGTTTTCTGGGTGTGCAATTCGGTTTTGCATTGCAAAATGCCAACGCCAGCCGGATATTAACCAGTTTAGGTGCGGATCCACATAATCTTTCATTTTTTTGGTTGGTGGCCCCGATTATGGGCCTCATGGTACAACCCATTGTAGGTGCCGCAAGCGATAAAACCTGGACACGTTTAGGACGTCGTTCGCCTTATATACTTTTTGGCGCCCTTATTTCGATGGTTGCCATGTTTTTTATGCCCAATGCTCCGCTGGTAGTGAAAGCAGGTGGTGCCGGTGCGCTGGCTTTTGGAGTAGTGATGCTGGCCCTGATGGACGGCTCATTTAATGTAACTTTTCAGCCTTTCAGAGCCCTGGTTGCCGATATGACACCAGACGAACAACGTAACATCGGTTATTCTGTACAAAGCTTCTTAATCAATGTAGGTGCGGTGGTCGGTTCAGCCTTGCCTTTTATACTTACCGCCGTTGGCGTTTCGAACGAAGCAGAATCAGGTAAAGTTGCTTCTTCAGTAATATGGTCGTTTTACATTGGTGGATCGCTGCTCTTGCTGAGCGTGCTGGTTACCGTGTTTAAAACCAAAGAGCACCCGCCCAAAGAATTTGAGGCTTACAACAACATTACCGAAGCCGACAAAGCCCACAAAGAAAGCTTTTTTAAAACTCTGGTAAACATGCCCAAAGCCATGCGTCAGCTTGCCTTGGTGCAACTTTTTTCGTGGTTTCCACTGTTTCTTATGTGGGTATATTCTACTACAGCTATTTCGCAGCACTATTTTGGGGTTCCGGTCGATTATCATGCCGAATCAGCTACCGATGCAGTTCGCCGGGCTTTTGACGAAGCAGGCAATTGGGTAGGTATTTGTTTTGCAGTATACAGTTTGGTAGCAGCAATATTTTCTGTCTTAATGCCTATGCTTATCCGCCGCAGCAGCCGGAAAACGGTTTATGCAGGTTCCCTATTATTGGGCGGCCTTGGCTATATCTCAACCTTTTTCTTTCACAACCAATACATGTTACTTATCTCGATGGTGGGTATCGGTGTGGCTTGGGCAGGCATTTTGGCCATGCCTTATGCTATTCTTTCGGGCTCGCTTCCTGCCAAGCGCATGGGCATTTACATGGGGCTATTTAACCTTACTGTAGTGGTGCCTCAGATTCTCAGCGGATTATTTGGAGGACCTATTCTCCGAAATTTCTTTGGCGGACAGGGAATTTATATTCTGATAATGGCAGGTATTATTATGGTGATAGGTGCCTTTTTGGTTTCTTTTGTCGAAGACAAATCTTCGGAGAATGCTGAGGTAGCTAAAGGTTCCGGTGGGCACTAA
- a CDS encoding OmpA family protein: MKRLKGEYNQLSKRYDELNQAHKALVSGSDAEARRLMQQLQTTQSDLYAREDQLNQLSEKLSRERQQLQQVSDELEARTKRLNELEKKLAEKDAAVDALKQKVSAALMGFEGQGLTVTKKNGKVYISLDEQLLFSSGSTTVDAKGVSALKKLAVVLEQNPDINITIEGHTDDVPVAAGSQLVDNWDLSVRRATSIIRILTSNSTINPKRLTASGRGEFMPVSAGKTTEARQKNRRTEIILTPNLDDLFEILDN; the protein is encoded by the coding sequence ATGAAACGCCTGAAGGGCGAATACAACCAGTTAAGCAAGCGTTACGATGAACTCAACCAGGCTCACAAAGCCCTTGTAAGTGGAAGTGATGCCGAAGCGCGCCGTCTGATGCAGCAATTGCAAACCACCCAGAGTGATCTTTATGCCCGCGAAGACCAGTTGAATCAGCTTTCTGAAAAACTGAGCCGCGAACGGCAGCAGTTGCAACAAGTATCCGATGAGCTGGAAGCCCGCACCAAAAGGTTAAACGAACTGGAGAAAAAATTGGCAGAAAAGGATGCCGCGGTCGATGCCCTCAAGCAAAAGGTGAGTGCTGCGCTGATGGGTTTCGAGGGGCAGGGACTTACCGTTACAAAGAAAAATGGAAAAGTTTACATTTCGCTCGACGAGCAATTACTTTTTAGCAGTGGCAGTACCACCGTCGATGCAAAGGGAGTATCGGCACTCAAGAAGCTGGCCGTGGTACTTGAGCAAAATCCCGATATCAACATTACCATCGAAGGGCATACCGATGATGTGCCAGTAGCAGCGGGTTCGCAGTTGGTCGACAACTGGGATTTGAGCGTGCGTAGGGCTACTTCGATTATACGCATTTTAACAAGTAATTCAACTATAAATCCCAAACGCTTAACAGCGAGTGGAAGGGGCGAGTTTATGCCTGTTAGTGCCGGAAAGACTACTGAAGCCAGACAGAAAAATCGGCGTACTGAAATTATTCTCACTCCCAACCTCGATGACCTTTTCGAAATACTGGATAACTAA
- a CDS encoding type II toxin-antitoxin system PemK/MazF family toxin, whose product MSVKQYEIWIADLNPQIGTEPGKTRPVLAIQTNLLNKIPHPSTIVCPITTNVKKESTILRVHLKKGTANLNQPCDIMIDQIRAIDNKRLTKKVGVLPDELIELVKENIAIVLDLE is encoded by the coding sequence ATGTCGGTTAAACAATACGAAATCTGGATTGCTGACTTAAATCCACAGATTGGAACAGAGCCAGGAAAAACCAGACCAGTGTTGGCTATTCAAACAAATTTGCTGAATAAAATTCCGCATCCCTCCACAATTGTTTGCCCAATTACAACCAACGTTAAAAAGGAATCTACGATATTAAGGGTCCACCTGAAGAAGGGTACTGCTAATCTTAATCAGCCCTGCGATATTATGATCGACCAAATCAGAGCCATCGACAACAAACGATTGACAAAAAAAGTTGGGGTTCTGCCTGATGAACTGATTGAGCTGGTAAAAGAAAATATTGCAATAGTGCTTGACCTCGAATAG